In the genome of Pseudomonas fluorescens, the window TTTTTGGTACACGCTGTCGCAGTGCTCGCAGATGATCAGCTGATCAGTAGTCGCCATGGGTCAAGCTCAACAGAAGGCAGGAAGTTCAGAGCACCCCCTCAATATAGAGGTGACTTGCAATTGAGCAAATCGAAAGTCGCAACGTGAACACTATCCGCCGCAGGGGGGATGAATCGAGCGACGTAAAGAGTGGTTCTACTTCACCGAAAACGAGTTGTCGCCGAGTAACATCACCGAGCGTACCTGGACAATGGTGCCGATCAGTCAGGCGATCAACAAACTGATGCAGACCTACATCAAATACCCGCCACGCAAGATGCAAAGCATGACCTACGACGGGCCGATCGAGTTGTCCAAGTACCAGAAATTCCAGTCGGTACGGGAAGAAATGCAGAAGGAGGGCATTAACATCCAGATGCCTCAATGAATGTGCGCGGCGATCTCTAGAGGTCGCCGCAGCCCCACCTGACCTGCCGGGACGCCTGAAGCGAGGGACAACTCGCATCAGGCGCCCGGTGGTCAACCCAGCACTTCCCGCATCCGATACCAGAACATGCCAAGGGCCAGCAAGGGTGAACGCAGAGCGCGTCCGCCGGGGAAGGTCATGTGCGGCACGGCGCTGAACACGTCGAAGCCTTGGCTGTGGCCGGCATGGATCGCTTCGCCCAACAACTTCGCGCACCAGTGGGTCACGTTCAGGCCATGGCCGGAGTAACCCTGGGCGTAGAACACGTTCGGGTGCTGGCTCAGGCGCCCAACCTGGGGGAAGCGGTTGGCCGAGATGCCGATCTTGCCGCCCCACTGATAGTCGATGCGCACATCGGCCAGTTGCGGGAACACCTTGAGCATCTGCGGGCGCATGTAGGCGCTGATGTCCGAAGGATCGCGCCCGGAGTAATGGCAGGCACCGCCGAACAGCAAACGCCGGCCAGCCGAGAGCCGGTAGTAGTCCAGGCCGACCTTCTGGTCGCACAGCGCGAGGTTGTGCGGGATCAGTTTTGCAGCGGCGTCTTCCGACAACGGCTCGGTGGCGATGATGTAGCTGCCTGCCGGGAGTACTTTGCCGCTGAGCTTCGGTTCCAACTCTTCCAGGTGCGCGTTGCAGGCCAGCACCAACGTGCCTGCACTCACAGTGCCACCAGCGCAACGGACCTGCACCGTGCTGCCATGGATCAACTCCAGCACCGGGCTTTGCTCGAAAATCCGCACCCCGAGGGACTCGGCAACTTGCGCTTCGCCAAGGACCAGGTTCAGCGGATGCAAATGCCCCGAGCCCATGTCCACCAGGCCGCCGGCGTACACACCGGAGTTCACTACCTGTTCACGGATCTGCTGCGGCGCGACCAGTCGGGTTTCAAAGGCATAACCGGACTCGATCAGTTCCACCTGCTCGGCCTTGAGCGCTTTGAACTGGGCAGGGGTATTGGCCAGTTCGCAGAAGCCCCAGCTCAGGTCGCAATCGATGCCGTGCTCGCGGATGCGCTTGGCCACGACTTGCACCGATTCGGTCCCGGCATGCTCCAGGTATTGCACGCCATCGGCGCCGATGTGCTTGGCGAAACTGCTGACGTCATGGCCGATACCACGAATCAACTGGCCACCGTTGCGCCCGCTGGCGCCCCAGCCAATTCGCCGGGCCTCCAGCAGGACCACCGAGAGCCCGCGTTGGGCCAGTTCGATGGCGGTGTTGATGCCGGTGAAACCCGCGCCGACCACGCAGACATCGGCCGTAAGGTCCGAGGCCAGCGCGGGACGCTGCTTCATGCCTTTGGCAGACGCTGCGTAATAGGAGTGGGTGTGTTCCTTGGTGTACTGATTCATTTGTTGGACTTCACTTTGCTCCACGAGCGGGTCATCAGGCGCATGATCGACTGCGACGGCGTGGTGGAGATGTAGAGTTTGTCGAGGACTTCCTGGGACGGATAAACCTCGGGGTTGCTGACCAGCTCAGGGTCCATGTACTGCTTGGCGGCCGGATTCGGGTTGGCGTAGCCGACCGACTCGCTGACCTTGGCAATCACTTGCGGGTCCAGCAGGTAGTTGATGAAGGTGTGAGCTTCTTTTGGATTGCTGGCGTCGGCGGGGATGGCCAACAAGTCGAACCACAGGTTGGCGCCTTCCTTGGGAATGGCGTAGGCAATGTTCACGCCGTTCTTGGCTTCCTTGGCACGGTTGGCGGCCTGGAACACGTCACCCGAGTAACCGAACGCCACGCAGATGTCGCCGTTGGCCAGGTCCGAGACGTACTTGGAGGAGTGGAAGTAGGTGATGTAAGGGCGGATCTGCAGCAGCTTGGCTTCGGCCTTTTTGTAGTCCTCGACACTTTCGCTGCGTGGGTCCATGCCCATGTAGTTGAGCATCGCCGGGAACACTTCGTCCGCCGAGTCCATCATCGACACGCCGCAGGCGCTGAGCTTCTTGATGTTTTCCGGTTCGAACAGCACGGCCCAGGAATCGATCTTGTCGATGCCTAGCACTTGCTTGACCTTGTCGACGTTATAGCCGATGCCGTTGGTGCCCCACAGGTACGGCACCGAGTGCGAGTTGCCCGGATCGTTCTTCTCCAGCAGCGCCAGCAATTTCGGGTCGAGGTTCTTGACGTTCGGCAGTTGCTCGCGATCGAGCTTGAGGAATGCGCCGGCCTTTACCTGGCGGGCGAGGAAGTGGTTGGACGGCACCACCACGTCATACCCGGTACGACCGGCAAGCAGTTTGCCTTCCAGGGTTTCGTTGGAATCGAATACGTCGTAGATCACCTTGATCCCGGTCTTGGCCTGGAAGTCGGCGAGGGTGGTTTCGCCGATGTAGTCGGTCCAGTTGTAGACGCTGACCTGGGGTTGGGCCTGAACACCGGCGCTGAACACTGCTGCCAGCGCGACCGGAACCATGGATTTCAATAGACGCATATCGATACCTTCTTGGAATTATTGGATTCTTTTTGGGTGTACTTCCTCACTGTGGGAGCGAGCTTGCTCGCGATGGCGGCCTGTCAGCCAACATGAATGTTGAATGTACTGACGCCATCGCGAGCAAGCTCGCTCCCACAGGGGATGTGTGATCACATGCGGGAGCCAGGTTTTTCAGACGCTGAGCATCAGGAACTCACGTTCCCACGAACTGATCACCCGCTTGAAGTTCTCGTGCTCGGCGCGTTTGACCGCGACATAGCCCCGCACGAACTTGCTGCCCAGGTAGCGGCTGATGGTGTCGCATTCCTCCATCTGGGTCAGGGCGTCCTCGATGGTGATCGGCAGGCGCAGGTTGCGACGCTCATAGGCGCGGCCCTGTACCGCTGCGCTCGGCTCGATGCGCTCGACCATGCCCAGGTAACCGCACAGCAGGCTGGCGGCGATGGCCAGGTACGGGTTGGCATCGGCACCCGGCAAGCGGTTTTCCACGCGCATGGCGTCCGGGCTGGAAGTCGGTACGCGCAGGCCGACGGTGCGGTTTTCTTCGCCCCATTCGACGTTCACCGGTGCCGAGGTGTCCGGCAGGAAGCGGCGGAACGAGTTGACGTTCGGCGCGAACATCGGCAGCACTTTCGGGATGTACTTCTGCAGGCCGCCAATGTGGTGCAGGAACAGCTCGCTCATGTTGCCATCGGCATCGGCGAAGATCGGTTGGCCGGTGGCAATGTCCACCACGCTCTGGTGAAGGTGCATGGCGCTGCCCGGCTCGTCGCCGACCGGCTTGGCCATGAAGGTGGCGGCCACGTTGTGCTTGAGCGCCGCTTCACGCATGGTGCGCTTGAACACTGTGATCTGGTCCGCCAGGTCCAGGGCGTTGCCATGACGGAAGTTGATTTCCATCTGCGCCGGGCCGTCTTCGTGGATCAGCGTGTCGAGGTCCAGACCTTGCAGTTCGCACCAGTCGTAGACGTCTTCGAACAGCGGGTCGAATTCGTTGGCCGCGTCGATGGAGAACGATTGACGACCGCTTTCGGCACGGCCCGAACGGCCCATCGGCGCCTTGAGCGGCAGGTCCGGGTCTTCGCAGCGCTGGGTCAGGTAGAACTCCATTTCCGGCGCGACGATCGGCCGCCAGCCTTTGTCGGTGTACAACTGCAGGACTTTCTTCAGCACGTTGCGCGGCGACAGTTCGATCGGGTTGCCGAACTTGTCGAAGGTGTCGTGGATCACGATGGCGGTCGGCTCGATGGCCCATGGCACCACGTAGACGGCGTCGGCGTCCGGCTTGCAGACCATGTCGATATCGGCCGGGTCGAGCAGGTCGTAGTAGATGTCGTCGTCGACAAAGTCCCCGGTTACCGTTTGCAACAACACACTTTCCGGCAGGCGCATGCCTCGCTCATGCAGGAACTTGTTGGTGGGTGCGATTTTGCCGCGTGCAATGCCGGTCAGATCGCTGACGACGCACTCGACTTCGGTAATCTTGTGATCTTTCAGCCAAGTGAACAGCTGATCGAAAGGGACATTCATAAAGACCTCGTTATTGGTTTTATTAACGCCAGGAGAGACCGGTTTCATCCGCCGGACACTTCCCCTGTAGCGCGTTGACGACTATCTTGTGCGAGCCTTGCGGTTCCATCTATCCACTTTAAGCAGCACAAAGCGCACCAAAAGAGTGCGTAAGGTCGCCCCATGACAGGTTCCACTTCCCTTCAGGTCCAAGCGTTCAACACCGCCGATGTCGCCGAGCAAATCCGTGCCACGCCGGGCTGGGTGCAGCAATACCAGCAGATGTCGCCGGGGCACTTCGCAGGCCTGGTGCGTTATCTGGATCTGCAGGGCGTGGAAATTTACGAAGAGTCGATGAACACCCGGGTCGAGCAGAATTTCAGCGCGCCCCAGGGCTCGTTGTCGTTCTGTTTCGATCGCGGCGACAACGCGCTGTACCTGTTGAATGGCGAGAGCCGCAACATCTGGATCACCCCGGAGAACTATCAGGAAATCGCCGTGGTGTTCGGGCCGGAGTTTGTAAAGCGCCACAGTCTCGACATCGCCAGGCTTGAAGGGCTGTTCATGGCACCGCTCAACTCCCAGCAGAACGCGCTGTTCTGCCGTTGGCTCAGCGGGACCTTGACGCGGCTGTCGCAGACTTTCGATCCACCGAGCCGCGAAGCGCTGACCCAGCAACTGCTGGAGGACTGCCTGTTCATCCTCGACAACGCCTGTGTCGGCCTCGACCAAGGGGCCTTGCAGCGTCGGGCCGGGGAGCGGGCGATCATGAAGCGGGTAGGGGAATGGGCCGCGGACACCCCGGAAGAACACCTCAACCTGCTGGAGTTGTCCCAGGTCGCGGGGGTTTCATTGCGCCAGTTGCAGCATGCGTTCAAGACCTACACCGGCATGGCGCCGACCCAATGGCTGCGCCTGCGCCGACTCAACAGCGCCCGCCGCGAACTGCTCAGCCGCACGCCCACGCAAACCACCGTGGCCGAAGTGGCGATGCATTGGTCGTTCTGGCATCTGGGGCGGTTTTCCAGCAGCTACCGCGCGTTGTTCAACGAGCTGCCGAGCGACACCCTCAAGCGTGCGAGTACCACTCAGGCAAGCGGTCGCAGCCGACGTTAGAACGTCGGTGGCGTAATTACCCAGATCACCACTGCATCGACATCGCCGGGGTTGCCATAGCGGTGCGGTTCCTGGCTGGAAAAGCTGAAGCTATCGCCTTCATTGAGCTGGAAATGGCGCTCGCCGACCCACAACTCGAAACTCCCCGAGAGCAAGTAGCCGGCCTCTTCACCGTCGTGGCTGTAGCTTTGCTGGCTGTAGGTGCCGGGCGGGAAACGCGAGTGGAGCATTTCCAGTTGGCGGTTGGCTTGCGGGGTCAGCAACTGGTCGACGATGCCGTCTTCGTAATGCACGTTCAGGCGGCTGTTCTTGCGCACCACGACGCCATCGTCTTCGGGCGCGGTGACCGCTTCACTGGCGAAGAACCATTGGATGGTGACGCCAAGGCTGCGGGCAATGTTGAACAGCGCCGGAATCGACGGGTAGGCGAGGTTGCGTTCCAGCTGGCTGATGTAGCCGGCGGTGAGTTCGCTCTGTTGCGCCAGTTCCGCCAGGGTCATGCCCCGG includes:
- a CDS encoding FAD-binding oxidoreductase, which gives rise to MNQYTKEHTHSYYAASAKGMKQRPALASDLTADVCVVGAGFTGINTAIELAQRGLSVVLLEARRIGWGASGRNGGQLIRGIGHDVSSFAKHIGADGVQYLEHAGTESVQVVAKRIREHGIDCDLSWGFCELANTPAQFKALKAEQVELIESGYAFETRLVAPQQIREQVVNSGVYAGGLVDMGSGHLHPLNLVLGEAQVAESLGVRIFEQSPVLELIHGSTVQVRCAGGTVSAGTLVLACNAHLEELEPKLSGKVLPAGSYIIATEPLSEDAAAKLIPHNLALCDQKVGLDYYRLSAGRRLLFGGACHYSGRDPSDISAYMRPQMLKVFPQLADVRIDYQWGGKIGISANRFPQVGRLSQHPNVFYAQGYSGHGLNVTHWCAKLLGEAIHAGHSQGFDVFSAVPHMTFPGGRALRSPLLALGMFWYRMREVLG
- a CDS encoding polyamine ABC transporter substrate-binding protein; protein product: MRLLKSMVPVALAAVFSAGVQAQPQVSVYNWTDYIGETTLADFQAKTGIKVIYDVFDSNETLEGKLLAGRTGYDVVVPSNHFLARQVKAGAFLKLDREQLPNVKNLDPKLLALLEKNDPGNSHSVPYLWGTNGIGYNVDKVKQVLGIDKIDSWAVLFEPENIKKLSACGVSMMDSADEVFPAMLNYMGMDPRSESVEDYKKAEAKLLQIRPYITYFHSSKYVSDLANGDICVAFGYSGDVFQAANRAKEAKNGVNIAYAIPKEGANLWFDLLAIPADASNPKEAHTFINYLLDPQVIAKVSESVGYANPNPAAKQYMDPELVSNPEVYPSQEVLDKLYISTTPSQSIMRLMTRSWSKVKSNK
- a CDS encoding glutamine synthetase family protein, with product MNVPFDQLFTWLKDHKITEVECVVSDLTGIARGKIAPTNKFLHERGMRLPESVLLQTVTGDFVDDDIYYDLLDPADIDMVCKPDADAVYVVPWAIEPTAIVIHDTFDKFGNPIELSPRNVLKKVLQLYTDKGWRPIVAPEMEFYLTQRCEDPDLPLKAPMGRSGRAESGRQSFSIDAANEFDPLFEDVYDWCELQGLDLDTLIHEDGPAQMEINFRHGNALDLADQITVFKRTMREAALKHNVAATFMAKPVGDEPGSAMHLHQSVVDIATGQPIFADADGNMSELFLHHIGGLQKYIPKVLPMFAPNVNSFRRFLPDTSAPVNVEWGEENRTVGLRVPTSSPDAMRVENRLPGADANPYLAIAASLLCGYLGMVERIEPSAAVQGRAYERRNLRLPITIEDALTQMEECDTISRYLGSKFVRGYVAVKRAEHENFKRVISSWEREFLMLSV
- a CDS encoding helix-turn-helix domain-containing protein; amino-acid sequence: MTGSTSLQVQAFNTADVAEQIRATPGWVQQYQQMSPGHFAGLVRYLDLQGVEIYEESMNTRVEQNFSAPQGSLSFCFDRGDNALYLLNGESRNIWITPENYQEIAVVFGPEFVKRHSLDIARLEGLFMAPLNSQQNALFCRWLSGTLTRLSQTFDPPSREALTQQLLEDCLFILDNACVGLDQGALQRRAGERAIMKRVGEWAADTPEEHLNLLELSQVAGVSLRQLQHAFKTYTGMAPTQWLRLRRLNSARRELLSRTPTQTTVAEVAMHWSFWHLGRFSSSYRALFNELPSDTLKRASTTQASGRSRR
- a CDS encoding cupin domain-containing protein, which encodes MSNNSKSQPAAEPHFLGTRIRGLRKRRGMTLAELAQQSELTAGYISQLERNLAYPSIPALFNIARSLGVTIQWFFASEAVTAPEDDGVVVRKNSRLNVHYEDGIVDQLLTPQANRQLEMLHSRFPPGTYSQQSYSHDGEEAGYLLSGSFELWVGERHFQLNEGDSFSFSSQEPHRYGNPGDVDAVVIWVITPPTF